One segment of Fusarium oxysporum f. sp. lycopersici 4287 chromosome 7, whole genome shotgun sequence DNA contains the following:
- a CDS encoding hypothetical protein (At least one base has a quality score < 10) has protein sequence MVRLLDLDLELVEVNIDLLNLEVVLAILLVGGRHLHLEGEAITREDDVSNTSVGDRRETLLALDVEAHITKIHLDASNLDLDGLMALVGDLLAAPSEVVLAGNLEDVGGKVVTLKDQVLDDSIDLGVGVLNSRNWDVGNVLKGGRDNDIPQVLKQMRLEDRLAILVVAKVLEQLLERLGKSMVLRVLVELVGKELDLIDNTVGVTAVFVAEEVSSLVVELIPLTSGLILEDVTLLKEASADVRVHSLEPVLELTVVISVAVNLADGLPKILSGGAVGESLNDSAEVTLGGSKATTCVLGSIGRALAKSAAVAAVSLSQAQKSLNGLRVVLVLLALQNHLLETPDGLVLTLLRHLLIEVVAGLATVLLIALQDALFGLGSTLLSSLAQQPA, from the coding sequence ATGGTTCgacttcttgaccttgattTGGAGCTTGTTGAAGTCAACATcgaccttctcaaccttgaagTAGTTCTGGCGATCCTTCTTGTCGGCGGTAGAcaccttcatcttgaaggaGAAGCCATCACCAGGGAGGATGATGTCAGCAACACCAGTGTCGGTGATAGAAGGGAAACCTTGCTTGCGCTTGATGTGGAAGCTCACATCACGAAGATCCATCTGGATGCCAGCAACCTTGACCTCGACGGTCTGATGGCTCTTGTTGGCGATCTTCTTGCGGCCCCATCGGAAGTAGTGCTCGCTGGAAACCTCGAAGATGTTGGGGGCAAAGTTGTCACTCTCAAGGACCAGGTTCTCGATGATAGCATCGACCTGGGAGTCGGTGTACTCAATTCGAGGAATTGGGATGTAGGCAATGTTCTCAAGGGCGGCAGGGATAATGACATCCCTCAAGTCCTTAAGCAGATGAGGCTTGAAGACAGGCTTGCCATCCTGGTCGTTGCCAAGGTCCTTGAACAGCTTCTGGAGAGACTCGGCAAAAGCATGGTTCTGAGGGTCCTGGTCGAACTGGTCGGCAAGGAacttgatctcatcgacaacaCGGTCGGTGTGACCGCGGTATTTGTTGCGGAGGAGGTATCGTCCCTGGTCGTAGAGCTGATCCCACTCACGAGTGGACTCATCCTCGAGGATGTAACCCTGCTGAAGGAGGCATCGGCGGATGTAAGAGTCCATAGCCTTGAACCAGTCCTTGAGCTCACGGTCGTTATCAGCGTCGCGGTAAATCTGGCCGATGGCCTCCCAAAGATCCTCAGTGGAGGTGCCGTTGGCGAATCGCTCAATGATAGTGCGGAGGTCACGCTCGGCGGCAGCAAGGCCACCACGTGCGTCCTTGGCAGTATCGGTAGAGCCTTGGCCAAGAGTGCGGCCGTGGCGGCTGTAAGTCTCAGCCAGGCGCAGAAGAGTCTGAATGGCCTGAGAGTAGTCCTCGTGCTGCTGGCACTCCAGaatcatcttcttgagacGCCAGATGGTCTGGTCCTTACGCTCCTGAGGCATCTTCTTATCGAAGTAGTTGCGGGCCTTGCGACGGTACTCCTCATTGCGCTGCAGGATGCTCTCTTTGGTCTCGGGTCGACCTTGTTGTCGAGCTTGGCTCAGCAGCCTGCTTAG
- a CDS encoding hypothetical protein (At least one base has a quality score < 10), whose product MWTFPEVLLSPGRTISVYTRDGNLQSPLVVAKNQFAALVWTYMDSDVARHLIDHYLGSINLSRLEQAVLALKCLYSRHTTEYLPGDQAYALMGLLRLRPQVDRTDTAFQAFSRLSLANDSDRLLERYICTLPRDKDQPWYDMEDAYESSLWDITPYCQVAGIADNDTIIIDGAWGISIRWKTFYPVYWSTGPSWKRYFAALAVEWSGAFFIIAIALIASGASASSSSSSSSSSMYGYSTGASASSGTAMIIPGVIFLLLFVWIWLITPNLVRVIYGGKFADTQAEMFGFEGHLNAPTIERSIFGGNFGRFSWSTNGSPLSRSIVNDDGERVGVDPYKDPEVRMKVEAAKQARPGDMRIFTLVDTYNMELTLFEAVRPPVTLMFCASEGGMQRAIGCSYEWETQTMYRETVLRMPTTALNRMGRVPRFRMGIQRPLYPSAPLNGAV is encoded by the exons ATGTGGACTTTCCCCGAGGTTCTCCTGAGCCCAGGCCGAACTATCTCGGTTTACACTCGTGACGGAAACCTCCAATCCCCCCTGGTTGTTGCCAAGAACCAGTTCGCTGCTCTGGTGTGGACTTACATGGACTCTGATGTGGCTCGCCATCTCATCGATCATTATCTCGGCTCCATCAACCTGAGTCGTCTGGAGCAAGCTGTTTTGGCTCTCAAGTGTCTTTACAGCCGTCACACTACGGAGTATCTCCCTGGTGACCAGGCTTATGCCCTCATGGGTCTCTTGAGACTTCGACCTCAAGTTGACAGAACCGACACTGCCTTCCAAGCCTTCTCAAGACTGTCTTTGGCAAATGACTCTGACAGACTTCTTGAGAGATACATCTGCACACTCCCCCGAGACAAGGATCAGCCATGGTACGACATGGAGGATGCCTATGAGTCATCTCTCTGGGACATCACTCCTTACTGTCAGGTAGCTGGTATCGCCGACAACgataccatcatcatcgatgGTGCCTGGGGCATCTCCATCCGCTGGAAGACTTTCTACCCAGTGTACTGGTCTACGGGACCGTCCTGGAAGAGATACTTCGCGGCATTGGCAGTTGAATGGAGCGgggccttcttcatcattgcAATTGCACTCATCGCAAGTGGTGCATCCGCTAgcagctcttcttcctcttcctctaGCAGCATGTACGGTTATTCCACTGGCGCCAGCGCTAGTTCTGGAACTGCCATGATTATCCCTGgtgtcatcttcctcctcctgtTCGTCTGGATCTGGTTGATCACACCTAACCTGGTTCGAGTCATCTACGGTGGCAAGTTTGCTGATACTCAAGCCGAAATGTTTGGCTTTGAAGGACACCTCAATGCCCCTACTATTGAGAGGTCCATCTTTGGAGGTAACTTTGGTCGCTTTTCCTGGAGCACCAATGGAAGCCCTCTCAGCCGAAGTATCGTTAACGATGATGGCGAGCGTGTTGGCGTGGATCCCTACAAGGATCCGGAGGTGAGAATGAAGGTTGAGGCGGCCAAGCAAGCTCGCCCAGGCGACATGAGG ATTTTCACTCTTGTAGATACGTACAACATGGAGTTGACCTTGTTCGAGGCTGTCAGGCCACCTGTCACTCTCATGTTCTGCGCTTCCGAAGGCGGCATGCAGCGAGCTATCGGATGCTCATATGAGTGGGAGACACAGACTATGTATCGCGAAACAGTCCTCAGAATGCCCACAACTGCCTTGAACCGAATGGGTCGTGTTCCTCGGTTCCGTATGGGCATTCAGCGACCTCTGTATCCTTCTGCTCCGTTGAACGGGGCTGTTTAA
- a CDS encoding hypothetical protein (At least one base has a quality score < 10), whose product MMTPRSFMLAQRERESHHQRPPSPCTTGASHHNTLSIPTPSLSPAFTPIPTRLFSSSPSPLSSSVLLDTSSPHHQISTPINSVHHPYQPSPTYNTKLATSITATSKSTTFSLPRWSPKYDDSNKHTTVTISSAQPDSNATMVKRKDWRETSSLAPSSPSKTTVSLTMRPTTPTSPVKIPTTNNRYGAHPQKRHSSQRKRSSDSRSSDKLSPSLVALLAVTDIPRHKQLQRRRRRSEKTLTVQEVIDCQHASEKELSWTFGSPLDMLLSPPQEVADDDDSVSDCNIGSSMSTRTYSIDSIPSLDESFSSECLSSLGSPRTPSPCSRRTNLTPMRKSLEPVISPPGSVDEHPLAGDDLDVDELDFSTLNQPEEAQPKSQFLEPFKPLRSVFKSNLTASLRALRSAARSFSVLNLPSIPPDDYLTRSILTIDPNVPYADERRPPVSEEMPSAAVRRYLNPTTNARIEPPTKTVFAGTFAASIQMRTYKIQRSRTAPGSTRNSYPSTSLQSQPAPVPQQPQPQVPTQSVPGMRQREMRENSDFIRIAVMEMAMRKRGKLDDQRPGRARFALPPRQTSTKPYEMGANGVPARWIPITV is encoded by the coding sequence ATGATGACTCCACGCTCTTTCATGCTGGCGCAGCGTGAGAGGGAGAGCCACCATCAGCGCCCTCCTTCCCCTTGTACTACTGGTGCTAGTCATCATAATACTTTATCTATTCCTACTCCCTCTCTATCTCCTGCCTTCACTCCCATTCCCACACGTTTattctcctcctcaccctcacctTTATCTTCTTCTGTTCTCTTAGATACTtcgtctcctcatcaccaaatATCAACACCGATCAACAGTGTACATCATCCGTATcagccatcaccaacataCAACACCAAGTTGGCGACTTCAATAACAGCGACCTCGAAGTCGACCACATTCTCACTTCCGCGCTGGTCGCCAAAGTATGACGATAGCAACAAGCACACTACAGTCACCATATCTTCAGCTCAGCCGGACTCCAATGCAACAATGGTTAAACGCAAGGATTGGCGGGAGACTTCAAGTCTTGCCCCTTCGAGCCCATCAAAAACAACAGTTAGTCTGACGATGAGACCAACGACACCAACAAGTCCTGTCAAGATTCCTACTACCAACAACCGATATGGCGCCCATCCTCAAAAGCGTCATTCATCACAGAGGAAACGAAGCAGTGACTCGCGATCTTCGGATAAACTTTCACCGTCTCTCGTTGCACTCTTGGCCGTTACAGATATTCCTCGACATAAGCAGCTTCAGAGGCGCCGCCGCCGTTCCGAGAAGACCCTGACAGTGCAGGAGGTTATTGACTGTCAGCATGCTTCGGAAAAGGAACTGAGCTGGACATTCGGTAGCCCTCTGGATATGCTTCTCTCCCCACCTCAGGAAGTTgccgacgatgatgatagtgtGAGCGATTGCAACATTGGCTCCAGTATGTCAACAAGAACTTATTCCATCGATTCCATCCCATCTCTGGACGAGTCATTCTCTAGCGAGTGCCTCTCATCTCTCGGAAGCCCAAGGACACCTAGCCCATGCTCTCGCAGGACTAACTTGACTCCTATGCGAAAGTCGCTGGAGCCTGTTATCTCTCCACCTGGTTCCGTTGACGAACACCCACTGGCCGGAGATGATCTTGACGTCGATGAGCTGGACTTCAGCACTCTCAATCAGCCTGAGGAGGCTCAGCCCAAGTCTCAGTTCCTGGAGCCTTTCAAGCCCTTGAGGTCTGTCTTCAAGTCAAATCTTACCGCTTCACTCCGAGCCCTTCGATCAGCGGCCCGATCCTTCTCGGTTCTGAACCTTCCTTCTATCCCACCGGATGATTACTTAACTCGATCTATTCTCACCATCGACCCCAATGTTCCCTATGCTGATGAGCGTCGGCCACCCGTTTCCGAGGAAATGCCTTCCGCAGCAGTTCGCCGTTATCTCAACCCTACCACCAACGCAAGAATCGAACCGCCAACCAAGACCGTTTTTGCCGGAACTTTTGCTGCATCGATTCAGATGCGAACTTACAAGATCCAGCGCTCCCGAACAGCCCCGGGCTCTACCCGAAACTCTTATCCATCAACATCGCTCCAGTCGCAGCCTGCCCCTGTCCCTCAGCAGCCACAGCCGCAGGTCCCCACTCAATCGGTCCCAGGCATGCGACAGCGGGAAATGCGGGAGAACTCCGACTTCATCCGTATCGCTGTCATGGAAATGGCGATGCGCAAGCGTGGAAAGCTCGACGACCAGCGACCGGGCCGAGCTCGTTTCGCACTTCCTCCACGACAAACCTCAACGAAGCCCTACGAGATGGGAGCAAACGGTGTTCCGGCTCGCTGGATTCCTATCACAGTCTAG
- a CDS encoding hypothetical protein (At least one base has a quality score < 10) → MAHGGHWDPNSVGNYNQTPPPAVPHQAHGGAYTPGSSVVSYQNQPYTHPYQQAVSPSTSPLSAQSHSYPASPGSLGYQQSIPLGQTQTHNTMQYQQQSMAYNGQQGVIYQQGSSSGQQDGPMQNKGAIVPVTTTPLTTSTSPNGKEVSEKEFPVKLKGSKHFFDSRSIYRWRNPVLYQKPGYTYTSSEVKMRHRDYAGRVSFKPRSDRYLHHNDGYLRNMYVACVDAIYEGPGTSTWKRTYVRKVAPMKVRIATWIIDFSYDPKSWEDWGIMVLRTFPAAIAMALVFWDGKPNVIKRNLAYAPVLYRYHGDAKVWSNLLENRKGLSLMARNNQIYRMLRPRYLCFLRERFRKEPIYGDEGPATEF, encoded by the exons ATG GCACACGGAGGGCACTGGGATCCCAACTCTGTTGGCAAT TATAATCAGACACCACCCCCTGCTGTACCGCACCAAGCCCACGGTGGTGCGTATACTCCAGGCAGCTCGGTCGTT TCCTACCAGAACCAGCCGTACACTCATCCATATCAACAAGCTGTATCGCCTTCTACAAGCCCACTCTCGGCCCAGTCTCACAGCTATCCAGCTTCTCCTGGGTCGCTAGGATACCAACAGTCTATCCCTCTTGGACAAACCCAGACTCACAACACGATGCAGTACCAACAACAATCTATG GCCTACAATGGCCAACAAGGTGTCATTTATCAACAGGGTTCTAGCAGTGGTCAGCAGGACGGGCCAATG CAGAACAAAGGTGCCATTGTCCCCGTAACTACCACGCCCCTCACGACTTCGACCAGTCCCAATGGGAAAGAA GTTTCTGAAAAGGAGTTTCCTGTCAAGCTCAAAGGAAGCAAGCACTTCTTTGACTCGCGCTCCATCTACCGATGGCGCAATCCCGTGTTGTACCAGAAGCCTGGTTACACTTACACGAGCAGCGAGGTTAAGATGAGACATAGAGACTATGCGGGTCGTGTCTCCTTCAAACCTCGTTCGGATCGATATCTGCACCACAATGACGGCTACCTTCGTAACATGTATGTTGCATGTGTTGATGCCATCTATGAAGGCCCTGGCACTTCAACTTGGAAGAGAACCTATGTTCGCAAGGTCGCTCCGATGAAGGTGCGCATTGCTACATGGATCATTGACTTTAGCTACGATCCCAAGAGTTGGGAAGATTGGGGtatcatggtgttgagaacTTTCCCGGCTGCTATTGCCATGGCTCTTGTT TTCTGGGATGGCAAGCCTAATGTCATCAAGCGAAACCTCGCTTATGCTCCTGTTCTTTACAGGTATCACGGCGACGCCAAGGTCTGGAGCAACTTGCTCGAGAACCGCAAGGGTCTATCCCTCATGGCTCGCAACAACCAGATCTATCGCATGTTGCGACCTCGCTATCTCTGCTTCCTTCGTGAGCGGTTTCGGAAAGAGCCTATCTACGGGGATGAAGGGCCAGCTACAGAGTTTTGA
- a CDS encoding hypothetical protein (At least one base has a quality score < 10) codes for MTSTNLAPEQVHALFDILTHHETYAEIQGFKDPDAVTGYGYPFSRATVEPQTTQSAPPSTGWRSWAGTPVSSRPGTPKQGAAKDVKETPSDDDDKKPSSSPILQTMLTRFILKLPGVRDLPREFWSVRVQGLLTRLGEAELSESYDKGALGTRKVLATGSSGLLEMVGRGVLGGVNKANRPDKSSDKKVEYDRTKAADLVKAWDDVVEGLVYGGLADEMFDHFSKTSDLESHSPVIGAAAEYAIIHLATFIHHIFVLSPEGQYLLKLLENVHNLIPYKMVKQTLRMGNAASMISAMMRLLLAKLSVTSVTNWIGLTANADDGMNLLQRIISLVLSWDAGEFRKSADKVERAKDRPSDEMLEAIRQYIAMSRDEHKTVRNASEEHAQSIITAIFNGSNPTLATQLDDQKHAQCLEYYSALLSVRDRESITTAFCRQPPDLFTATIKDLFAAYEPMIRMVHSQIDLREHVEAGQLFIDEFIKAGKPKKDGSMPTVDDYVGLFMRNRGLMYRWVHAFAASCPDVWEEMKKWTNDAVLKFRQERKPVQKTSNAEAGEQASNGTVDMSTMDDQLNKLFQSVPEKSQKEVLISLDNHAAYLAQVEALSLCRLQRIIDSDDSESGNMSGPGMYLSRWQSLLEDTAITPETPKGPVRHGKDVKNALTMGKIGVEGTEKAREEALQAAIEEAEEGPEAPDVDVVIKELADGFKKLLQESAGKDMK; via the exons ATGACGTCTACAAATCTCGCACCTGAGCAGGTGCATGCCTTATTTGATATCCTCACGCACCACGAAACATACGCAGAAATCCAGGGCTTCAAGGATCCAGATGCAGTCACAGGCTATGGCTATCCTTTCTCAAGAGCAACGGTTGAACCTCAAACTACACAAAGCGCACCCCCAAGCACAGGatggaggagctgggctgGAACACCTGTGAGCTCAAGACCCGGAACGCCAAAGCAAGGAGCAGCGAAAGACGTGAAGGAAACTCCtagcgatgatgacgataaGAAACCTTCTTCGTCTCCTATTCTTCAGACCATGTTAACGCGATTCATTCTGAAGCTTCCGGGTGTGCGAGATCTACCACGCGAGTTTTGGTCTGTTAGAGTACAGGGCTTGTTGACGAGACTCGGAGAGGCAGAACTTTCAGAGAGCTATGATAAGGGGGCTCTGGGGACGAGAAAAGTGCTTGCGACTGGGTCGAGTGGACTTCTTGAAATGGTTGGTCGAGGAGTTCTTGGTGGTGTCAATAAAGCAAATCGACCGGATAAGTCTTCGGATAAGAAGGTTGAGTACGATCGGACCAAGGCAGCAGACTTGGTAAAGGCGTgggatgatgttgttgagggcTTGGTCTATGGAGGTTTGGCAGATGAGATGTTTGATCATTTCAGCAAAACTTCAGATCTCGAGAGTCATTCTCCAGTCATTGGAGCAGCAGCTGAATATGCCATCATCCA CCTCGCCACCTTCATCCACCACATCTTTGTCCTCTCCCCAGAAGGCCAATATCTCCTCAAACTCCTCGAAAATGTCCACAACCTCATCCCGTACAAAATGGTCAAGCAGACTTTACGAATGGGCAATGCCGCTAGTATGATTAGCGCCATGATGCGCCTACTCCTTGCAAAGTTGAGCGTTACGAGCGTCACCAACTGGATCGGCTTGACCGCCAACGCCGACGATGGCATGAACCTCTTGCAGCGGATTATCTCATTAGTGTTGTCATGGGACGCTGGAGAGTTCCGAAAGAGTGCTGACAAGGTTGAGAGAGCTAAGGATCGACCGAGTGACGAGATGCTCGAGGCTATTCGTCAGTATATCGCTATGAGTCGTGATGAGCATAAGACGGTTCGTAATGCCAGCGAGGAACATGCTCAGTCAATTATCACCGCTATATTTAACGGGTCCAATCCCACGTTAGCAACTCAGCTTGATGATCAGAAGCACGCGCAGTGTCTCGAGTATTAttctgctcttctctccGTGCGCGATCGTGAAAGCATCACAACAGCCTTCTGCCGCCAGCCTCCTGATCTCTTTACCGCGACTATCAAGGATCTATTTGCCGCCTATGAACCTATGATCCGCATGGTACACTCGCAGATAGATTTGCGGGAGCATGTCGAAGCGGGTCAATTATTTATCGATGAGTtcatcaaggctggcaagccGAAGAAGGACGGTAGCATGCCAACTGTGGACGATTACGTTGGTCTTTTCATGAGAAACCGAGGGCTCATGTATAGATGGGTCCATGCGTTTGCGGCATCGTGTCCTGATGTTTgggaagagatgaagaaatggACCAACGATGCCGTACTAAAGTTTCGCCAGGAAAGAAAGCCTGTGCAAAAGACGAGCAATGCCGAGGCTGGAGAGCAGGCGAGCAATGGTACTGTTGATATGAGTACCATGGACGACCAACTGAATAAGCTATTTCAGTCGGTTCCTGAGAAGTCTCAAAAGGAAGTTCTCATTTCATTGGATAACCACGCCGCATACCTTGCGCAAGTCGAGGCCCTTTCTCTCTGCCGCCTACAGCGCATCATCGACTCAGACGATTCAGAATCAGGTAATATGTCAGGCCCAGGCATGTATCTCTCCCGATGGCAGAGTCTGCTAGAAGACACTGCTATAACACCAGAAACGCCAAAGGGGCCCGTCAGACATGGAAAAGATGTCAAGAATGCTCTCACAATGGGCAAGATTGGAGTTGAAGGCACGGAAAAGGCGAGAGAGGAAGCCCTCCAAGCAGCGatcgaagaagctgaggagggACCTGAAGCTCCCGATGTAGATGTGGTGATAAAAGAGCTGGCAGATGGGTTCAAGAAGCTGTTACAGGAGAGCGCTGGAAAGGATATGAAGTAA
- a CDS encoding COP9 signalosome complex subunit 5: MEASALKAWELDNNVQLVDPKRDALYNFDADAQKAINNEKAWKQTPDYFKHVRISATALIKMTMHARSGGNLEVMGLMQGYTHQDTFIVTDAFRLPVEGTETRVNAQGEANEYLVEYLDLCRAQGRQENVVGWYHSHPGYGCWLSGIDVDTEAMQQKWQDPFLAVVIDPDRTINSGKVDIGAFRTYPEDHQAGNGTATSDGFQAVPLAKAAEFGAHASRYYSLEVSHFKSSLDSHLLELLWHKYWVQTLSQNPLITNRDYGNKQMLDLSSKIKEATTGITRSRAGQGMMGTSHKSSDKAVDKLAREASLIASKERSGLVANQVKASVFNDLGSKAEEPTS; this comes from the exons ATGGAGGCATCTGCTCTGAAGGCCTGGG AGTTGGACAACAATGTCCAGCTAGTCGATCCCAAACGCGACGCTCTCTACAACTTCGACGCCGATGCTCAGAAGGCCATAAACAACGAAAAGGCATGGAAGCAAACACCAGACTACTTCAAGCATGTGCGAATAAGCGCTACTGCTCTCATAAAAATGACCATGCACGCGCGATCCGGTGGCAACCTCGAGGTCATGGGCTTGATGCAAGGCTACACCCACCAGGACACATTTATCGTCACCGACGCATTCCGACTGCCCGTTGAAGGAACAGAGACTCGTGTCAACGCCCAAGGCGAAGCGAACGAATACCTTGTCGAGTATCTTGATCTATGTCGAGCGCAGGGTCGACAGGAGAACGTGGTGGGCTGGTACCACAGTCACCCAGGCTACGGATGCTGGCTGAGCGGTATCGATGTCGATACAGAGGCCATGCAGCAGAAGTGGCAGGACCCTTTCCTTGCCGTAGTTATCGACCCCGATCGTACTATCAACTCAGGCAAGGTCGACATCGGCGCTTTCAGAACATACCCAGAGGACCACCAGGCCGGTAATGGCACAGCCACCTCTGATGGCTTCCAAGCAGTGCCTCTCGCCAAGGCCGCAGAGTTTGGTGCTCATGCGAGCCGTTACTATAGTCTCGAAGTCTCCCATTTCAAGAGCTCTCTCGACTCGCATCTCCTCGAGCTCCTCTGGCACAAGTACTGGGTACAGACTCTCAGCCAGAACCCACTGATCACGAACCGCGACTATGGCAACAAACAGATGCTCGATTTGAGCTCTAAGATCAAGGAAGCGACAACAGGCATCACACGAAGCCGAGCTGGACAAGGCATGATGGGTACGAGTCATAAGAGCTCCGACAAGGCCGTGGACAAGCTGGCAAGGGAAGCCAGCCTCATTGCATCTAAGGAGAGGTCTGGCCTGGTGGCGAATCAGGTCAAGGCTAGCGTTTTCAACGACCTTGGATCGAAGGCTGAAGAACCAACATCGTGA